The Pseudomonas orientalis genome contains a region encoding:
- the ispC gene encoding 1-deoxy-D-xylulose-5-phosphate reductoisomerase: MSRLQQVTVLGATGSVGLSSLDVIARHPDRYQVFALTGFTRMSELLALCVRHSPRFAVVPQTAAARGLQDDLRAAGLATRVLVGEEGLCQVSADAEVDTVVAAIVGAAGLRPTLAAVDAGKKILLANKEALVMSGALFMQAVRKSGAVLLPLDSEHNAIFQCMPVDFARGLSQVGVRRILLTASGGPFRQTPLDELEHVSPDQACAHPNWSMGRKISVDSASMMNKGLELIEACWLFDARPDQVEVVIHPQSVIHSLVDYVDGSVLAQLGNPDMRTPIANALAWPERIDSGVAPLDLFAIARLDFQAPDEQRFPCLRLARQAAEAGNSAPAMLNAANEVAVAAFLERRIRFPQIASIIEDVLNLEPVVAVNDLGAVFEADTKARALAEQWLDHNARQAVGG; encoded by the coding sequence GTGAGCCGCTTGCAACAGGTCACCGTGCTGGGTGCAACGGGCTCGGTCGGCCTGAGCAGCCTGGATGTGATCGCTCGTCATCCTGATCGCTATCAAGTGTTTGCCCTGACTGGCTTCACGCGTATGAGCGAACTGCTGGCGCTGTGCGTGCGCCACTCGCCGCGTTTTGCGGTGGTGCCGCAGACGGCTGCCGCGCGAGGCCTGCAGGATGATCTGCGCGCTGCCGGCCTTGCCACCCGAGTATTGGTGGGTGAGGAGGGGCTGTGCCAGGTGTCGGCCGATGCCGAAGTGGATACGGTGGTGGCGGCGATAGTCGGGGCGGCGGGTTTGCGCCCCACGTTGGCCGCAGTCGACGCGGGCAAAAAAATCCTGCTGGCCAACAAAGAAGCCTTGGTCATGTCCGGTGCGCTCTTTATGCAGGCCGTGCGCAAGAGCGGTGCGGTTCTGTTACCCCTCGACAGCGAGCACAACGCGATCTTTCAGTGCATGCCCGTCGATTTCGCCCGTGGCTTGAGCCAGGTGGGGGTACGCCGGATTTTACTGACGGCTTCCGGTGGCCCCTTCCGGCAAACTCCGCTGGATGAGCTGGAGCATGTGTCGCCGGACCAGGCGTGCGCGCATCCGAACTGGTCCATGGGGCGCAAAATCTCCGTAGACTCGGCAAGCATGATGAACAAAGGGCTGGAGCTGATCGAGGCGTGCTGGTTGTTCGATGCGCGGCCGGATCAGGTGGAAGTGGTGATTCACCCGCAAAGTGTGATTCATTCCCTGGTCGATTACGTGGACGGCTCGGTACTGGCGCAATTGGGCAACCCCGATATGCGCACGCCGATCGCCAACGCATTGGCCTGGCCGGAGCGGATTGACTCCGGTGTGGCGCCATTGGACCTGTTTGCAATTGCGCGTCTGGATTTCCAGGCGCCGGACGAGCAGCGCTTCCCCTGCCTGCGTCTGGCCCGGCAAGCGGCCGAGGCGGGCAACAGTGCGCCGGCCATGCTTAATGCGGCCAATGAGGTGGCCGTGGCGGCGTTTCTCGAACGGCGCATCCGCTTTCCTCAGATCGCGAGTATCATCGAGGACGTTCTGAATCTTGAGCCGGTAGTGGCGGTGAATGATCTGGGGGCCGTGTTCGAGGCGGATACCAAGGCTCGGGCCCTGGCCGAGCAATGGCTGGACCACAACGCGCGTCAGGCTGTGGGCGGGTGA
- the rseP gene encoding sigma E protease regulator RseP yields the protein MSALYMIVGTLVALGVLVTFHEFGHFWVARRCGVKVLRFSVGFGMPLVRWHDRRGTEFVIAAIPLGGYVKMLDEREGEVPADQLDQSFNRKTVRQRIAIVAAGPIANFLLAMVFFWVLAMLGSQQVRPVIGAVESGSMAAKAGLVAGQEIVSIDGEPTTGWGAVNLQLVRRLGESGTVNVVVREQDSSAESPRELALDHWLQGADEPDPIKSLGIRPWRPALPPVLAELDPKGPAQAAGLKAGDRLLALDGQALGDWQQVVDLVRVRPDTQIVLKVEREGAQIDVPVTLSVRGEAKAAGGYLGAGVKGVEWPPSMVREVSFGPLAAIGEGAKRTWTMSVLTLESLKKMLFGELSVKNLSGPITIAKVAGASAQSGVADFLNFLAYLSISLGVLNLLPIPVLDGGHLLFYLVEWVRGRPLSDRVQGWGIQIGISLVVGVMLLALVNDLGRL from the coding sequence ATGAGTGCGCTCTACATGATTGTCGGCACCCTGGTTGCTCTGGGTGTGCTGGTTACCTTCCACGAATTCGGCCACTTCTGGGTGGCGCGTCGTTGCGGCGTCAAGGTACTGCGCTTTTCCGTCGGTTTCGGCATGCCGCTGGTTCGCTGGCATGATCGTCGTGGCACTGAGTTCGTGATCGCAGCCATCCCGTTGGGTGGCTATGTGAAGATGCTCGATGAGCGAGAAGGCGAGGTGCCTGCGGATCAGTTGGACCAATCCTTCAACCGCAAGACCGTGCGCCAGCGTATCGCCATCGTGGCTGCCGGCCCCATTGCCAACTTTTTGTTGGCGATGGTGTTTTTCTGGGTCCTTGCCATGCTCGGCAGCCAGCAAGTGCGACCGGTGATCGGTGCGGTCGAGTCAGGCAGTATGGCGGCCAAGGCCGGGCTGGTTGCGGGTCAGGAAATTGTTTCTATTGATGGCGAGCCCACCACCGGTTGGGGTGCGGTCAATTTGCAGTTGGTGCGCCGACTGGGCGAGAGCGGTACCGTCAATGTGGTGGTGCGCGAGCAGGACTCCAGTGCCGAAAGCCCGCGTGAGCTGGCTCTGGACCATTGGCTTCAAGGCGCTGACGAGCCGGATCCGATCAAGTCCCTGGGCATTCGTCCGTGGCGTCCGGCGTTGCCGCCAGTGCTGGCCGAGCTTGACCCCAAAGGCCCGGCCCAGGCCGCAGGTCTTAAAGCCGGCGACCGGCTGTTGGCCCTCGATGGCCAGGCGCTGGGTGACTGGCAGCAAGTGGTCGACCTGGTGCGTGTACGTCCTGATACCCAAATTGTGCTGAAAGTTGAGCGTGAAGGTGCTCAAATCGACGTCCCGGTGACTTTGTCGGTTCGTGGGGAAGCCAAGGCCGCCGGGGGTTACCTGGGGGCCGGGGTCAAAGGTGTCGAATGGCCGCCATCGATGGTGCGAGAGGTCAGCTTCGGGCCGTTGGCCGCGATTGGCGAGGGTGCCAAACGCACTTGGACCATGAGCGTGCTGACCCTCGAATCCCTCAAGAAAATGTTGTTCGGCGAGCTCTCGGTAAAAAACTTGAGTGGACCGATAACCATTGCTAAAGTGGCGGGCGCTTCTGCCCAGTCGGGTGTCGCGGATTTCCTGAATTTCCTGGCTTATCTGAGTATCAGCCTTGGAGTTCTGAATTTGCTGCCCATTCCAGTATTGGATGGGGGGCATCTGCTGTTTTATCTGGTCGAGTGGGTGCGTGGTCGCCCCTTGTCGGATCGGGTGCAGGGTTGGGGGATACAGATCGGTATCAGTTTGGTGGTCGGAGTGATGTTGTTAGCTCTGGTCAACGATCTGGGACGACTGTAA